Proteins encoded together in one Orcinus orca chromosome 13, mOrcOrc1.1, whole genome shotgun sequence window:
- the LOC101275193 gene encoding transmembrane protein 14C-like, translating to MQKDSGPLVPLRWIGFGCVALVASGGITGYAEAGSVPSLAARLPLGGLVGLGAYQLSQDPRSIWVFLVTSGTLAGITGMRFYHSGKRMPAALIAGTSLRTVARLGISALG from the coding sequence ATGCAGAAGGACTCCGGCCCACTGGTGCCTTTGCGTTGGATTGGCTTTGGCTGTGTAGCACTGGTTGCTTCCGGCGGGATCACTGGCTATGCAGAAGCAGGCAGTGTCCCGTCCCTGGCTGCCAGGCTCCCCTTGGGTGGATTAGTGGGCCTGGGTGCCTATCAACTGTCTCAGGATCCAAGGAGCATTTGGGTTTTCTTAGTTACATCTGGAACCTTGGCTGGCATTACGGGAATGAGATTCTACCACTCTGGAAAACGTATGCCTGCAGCCTTAATTGCAGGTACCAGTTTGCGGACGGTCGCCAGACTTGGAATTAGTGCGTTGGGTTAG